The genomic region GCCGATCCGGACCCGGACGGGGACCCCGGCGAGTTCGACCGGCCCGTCGCCCTCGCCCGGCTGGACGAGCAAGTCGGCCCCGCCGCAGACCTGTTCCGCCAGTACCTGCGCGAGATCGGCCGGATCCGGCTGCTCAGCGCGGCGGAGGAGGTCGAACTGGCCCGGCAGGTCGAGGCCGGCCTGTTCGCCGAGGAGCACCTGCAGCAGCACGGACTGCCCGAGGGCCGGTTCGCCGACGACCTGGACCACCTGGTGGTGCTGGGCCGGATCGCCAAACGCCGGCTGATCGAGGCGAACCTGCGCCTGGTGGTCTCGGTGGCCAAGCGCTTCGTCGGGCGCGGACTGACCATGCTGGACCTGGTCCAGGAGGGCAACCTCGGGCTGATCCGTGCGGTGGAGAAGTTCGACTACACCCGCGGCTACAAGTTCTCGACCTACGCGACCTGGTGGATCCGGCAGGCGATGAGCCGCGCGCTGGCCGACCAGGCCCGCACCATCCGGGTCCCGGTGCACGTGGTGGAGCTGATCAACCGGGTGCTGCGGGTGCAGCGCCGGATGCTGCAGGAGCGCGGCAGCGAGCCGACGGCCGCCGAGCTCGGCCTG from Kitasatospora azatica KCTC 9699 harbors:
- a CDS encoding RNA polymerase sigma factor: MEIATTEHPPESAPEPSLERAPEPDAGTDPDADADPEADPEAESDAESDADPDPDGDPGEFDRPVALARLDEQVGPAADLFRQYLREIGRIRLLSAAEEVELARQVEAGLFAEEHLQQHGLPEGRFADDLDHLVVLGRIAKRRLIEANLRLVVSVAKRFVGRGLTMLDLVQEGNLGLIRAVEKFDYTRGYKFSTYATWWIRQAMSRALADQARTIRVPVHVVELINRVLRVQRRMLQERGSEPTAAELGLVLELTETRVREVLRLAQEPISLHIPIGEEEDVALGDLIEDADAAEPAESAAFLLLREHLEAVLATLGERERKVVELRYGLTDGRPRTLEEIGALFGVTRERIRQIEAKTLAKLRDHAFAEQLRGYLD